A region from the Pempheris klunzingeri isolate RE-2024b chromosome 17, fPemKlu1.hap1, whole genome shotgun sequence genome encodes:
- the LOC139217018 gene encoding plexin domain-containing protein 1-like: MSSSWVVLLLCLSQTELDRVWARTDDWLGLSSQRPDESPGGAAPPLRGWRSSSGQARVSRAVLGGGLTINTLPDNRTRVVEDSSRYYTWRSFGPEDQRTQELWVDMSDVRHGQVRVHGILSNSYKQAVRVALSFDFPFYGHYLRQITIATGGFIFTGDITHRMLTATQYIAPLMANFDPSYSKDSTVQYLDNGEVFVVQWEKVRLPGKESEGAFTFQAALYRTGTISFSYRDIPLSLDGISSAEHPVKAGLSDAFMVTSASTPAPDAQQRTIYEYHRVEIDITKITSSSAVEFSPLPTCLQLDSCELCLSSNQTSGCSWCNVLQRCSDGMDRHRQEWLDYACSEESKDATCEDYSRDDSPDGSSATPQVDAVTSLTPLQKGCQSEDETKHHIFKIGSGVKTDSSTQTDGMANTGVIAGITAALVLLLALILVALYINYHPTAASPLYLLQRRKDYWPSLKFQKQPGYSEVEGGGHEKDSIVEAGPC, from the exons ATGAGCTCCAGCTGGGTGGTGCTGCTCCTGTGTCTCTCCCAAACGGAGCTGGACAGAGTTTGGGCTCGAACag ATGATTGGCTCGGCCTGAGCTCACAGCGGCCCGACGAGTCACCCGGAGGCGCCGCTCCTCCTCTCAGAGGCTGGCGGTCTTCCTCGGGTCAGGCCAGGGTGAGCAGGGCGGTGCTGGGTGGAGGGCTGACCATCAACACCCTGCCAGACAACAGGACACGTGTGGTG GAGGACTCCAGCAGGTACTACACCTGGCGTAGCTTTGGCCCAGAGGACCAGCGCACACAGGAACTCTGGGTAGACATGAGTGACGTTCGACATGGTCAAGTTAGAGTCCACGGCATCCTGTCCAATTCATACAAACAGGCTGTG AGGGTCGCCCTGTCGTTTGACTTTCCTTTTTACGGACATTACCTGAGGCAgatcaccatagcaacaggag GGTTTATCTTTACAGGGGACATTACTCACCGTATGCTGACCGCGACCCAGTACATCGCCCCCCTCATGGCCAATTTTGACCCCAGCTACTCCAAAGACTCCACTGTGCAGTACCTGGATAACG GTGAGGTGTTTGTGGTCCAGTGGGAGAAGGTCAGACTCCCGGGAAAAGAGTCCGAAGGAGCCTTCACATTTCAGGCTGCGCTTTACAGAACAGGAACCATCAGTTTCAGCTACCGAGAC ATTCCTCTGTCGTTAGACGGCATCAGTTCGGCTGAACATCCAGTGAAGGCCGGTTTGTCTGACGCCTTCATGGTCACGTCAGCTTCTACTCCAGCACCAG ACGCCCAGCAGCGCACCATTTATGAGTACCACCGTGTTGAGATAGACATCACAAAGATcaccagcagctctgctgtggAGTTCTCCCCCCTGCCTA CCTGCCTGCAGCTTGACAGCTGTGAGCTCTGCCTCTCGTCCAACCAGACCTCTGGCTGCAGCTGGTGCAACGTCCTCCAGAG GTGTTCGGACGGcatggacagacacagacaggagtgGCTGGACTACGCCTGTTCAGAGGAG agcaAAGATGCCACCTGTGAGGATTACTCCAGGGACGACAGCCCCGACGGCTCCTCTGCCACACCACAGGTGGATGCCGTGACCTCTTTGACCCCTCTACAAAAAGGATGTCAGAGTGAAG aTGAGACCAAGCATCATATATTTAAGATCGGCAGCG GTGTGAAGACGGACTCCTCCACCCAGACTGACGGGATGGCTAACACAGGGGTGATCGCCGGGATAACAGCTGCACTCGTGCTGCTTTTGGCTCTGATCCTCGTGGCTCTTTACATCAACTACCATCCTACCGCTGCATCACCACTTTACCTGCTCCAG cgaCGCAAGGACTACTGGCCCTCCTTGAAGTTTCAGAAGCAGCCTGGGTACTCAGAAGTGGAGGGAGGAGGCCATGAGAAAGACAGCATTGTTGAGGCCGGGCCGTGTTGA
- the arl5c gene encoding putative ADP-ribosylation factor-like protein 5C, giving the protein MGFLLTKMMAVFGDREHKVIIVGLDNAGKTTILYQFLTKEAVHTSPTIGSNVEEITVRRTHFLVWDIGGQESLRASWYSYYGNTEIVILVVDSTDRERLTATREELHRMLSHEDLQKAAVLILANKQDVKGSMTAAEICQSLTLDSITTQPWHIQACCALTGEGLPASLDWMKSQVVTN; this is encoded by the exons ATGGGCTTCCTCCTGACGAAGATGATGGCTGTGTTTGGTGACAGAG agCACAAAGTCATCATTGTGGGTTTGGACAACGCCGGGAAGACGACCATCCTCTACCAGTT cctgaccAAGGAGGCCGTCCACACGTCGCCGACCATCGGCAGCAACGTGGAGGAGATCACCGTGAGGAGGACACACTTCCTGGTTTGGGACATCGGGGGACAGGAGAGCCTCCGGGCCAGCTGGTACTCCTACTACGGCAACACGGAG ATCGTCATCCTGGTTGTGGACAGCACCGACCGTGAACGCCTCACGGCCACCAGAGAGGAGCTGCACCGGATGCTCTCACATGAG GACCTGCAGAAGGCCGCCGTCCTCATTTTGGCCAACAAGCAGGACGTGAAGGGCTCCATGACGGCGGCGGAGATCTGCCAGAGCCTGACGCTGGACTCCATCACCACACAGCCCTGGCACATCCAGGCCTGCTGCGCCCTGACGGGGGAGGG ACTTCCTGCCAGTCTGGACTGGATGAAATCGCAGGTCGTCACGAACTAG